TCATGGCAAAAACGAAATTTCAGAGGGTCTGGtagaaagaaattttttatagttttgaggtaattttgcataaaatatttataaaaattgaagataaaatagacattttttagaaaaagtaattaaaaaaaaaaagaagttttattaAGTTTGAATTTCATAATGTGAGTTtatttgaactaaaatttatttcacatactataattttctttttgcaaaaaattagatttgaagttcaattttttaaaataaactcaaCTCATGTAGTCGTTtacaaaaaaagttgaaaatataaaatcacATTTAGTCATTAGTTCAACCTTTTTCTCGTTGCAACAAATGATTAAAGGTGATTTTATATTTGGTGACTAACATTTGTCCTTTTGAATTCAAGAAACATTGCTGAGACCAAAAGCTAGAGTTAAGTCTTCTCACTGATATCATGGAAAGGCCTGCTCAGCAGTATTCCAAGTTCAATAGCAGTACAGTTTAGCACAAAGTCAATTTGAATTGTTTTTCCcgtcaaaccaaacaaaattactttttattgATGTGTCACTTACATGCATCATGGTTCATCCTTTCTAATTGGATTACCATGATATACAAAACTTTCATTGGCATTAGCGATAATTAATTTCGATCGAAGAATTTGTGAGACACATAAAGTAAGTTATCTCTTCTCaacctaatttttttcatacgcatGAACTAGGAATTTAGAATATAAAAGtattttgcattcgctttgtttgtttgaaagagTTTGGTtcaataaaagtaaataacaatAAAGTAAAAGACAAGAAAGGAAAaagcaataaatataaaataggtGTGCGAGTAGACACACGAGGTGGTTAAGTAtttcgaatccctcccttactcctgcttggtaaCCGACGTTATACTTTTCTTCACTATTAGTTATAGTCCGTcggattaatttctattaaaataagtttagaGTTATCATCCCTTATTTCTATTGCAATATGAAAAGAGTTAAGTCACCCGCTTGATAAGTTTCACACATGTTTTTATAATATCATCACCTCTGATGGTTCCGCCTAACTAAAGACGTCCTAACCCTCGGCCATTTCAATGTTTAACAAGTTGTCACGTGTTCTTGGCCTACCTTGTTTGATTAACCCTAAACATGCAGAATTTAGCTAAGTGTAATTCTTAATCCTACCCCCTTCCCCTATTCTCACATGTCTATATGAGTTTTTAGActcaattttaatcaataattcaccaaactggtatcaaaatgaccgtaatcgagttaactttccacagaatcaaactccactaaatttggagttacagagagagattaattaccgtttttgtGAAATAGGggataaaattccgatttattcaaaatagtggggtaaaactgcatttaaatcAAGATAAATTAATGATGCGAGATAATTTTTGACAGTTTTAAAGTATTAGATCTACAAGTTTTAAGAcaaaaattttcttattaatatgtttaactagtTCTCCCATAGCATGCATTGTTTAGCATTTTGCTAAAATTAATTCAATGAAAGGTGTTGGAAAAGAATATTCAAAGGCAGGCTCCACACATTATTAATGAAAATGACAAGTTACAAGGTTTTTACTTTTTACCCTTTGCAAAGTAAGCGAGTTTTAATTTAtctctgcaaaaaaaaaatagattaccCCTTGTAATATGAAGATTTTATGGTTTACCTTTTCATGGAAAATATTGACTTAAGATCCAACaaaaatgatgatgtggcatgatCAGTCAGGAGGTAAACCAAAACTCAATGGCAAAATGACAGAATCTTAAGTCAACATTTTCCATGAGGGGGATAAACCAGATAATTCACATTAATGcacttctaaaaaataaatttagattttaaataaattttacataCATCACACATGATGCAAGTATCTAACAAAACTTGaagatatactccctccgtcccaaaatgaaTGAGTCAGTTGACCGAGACACGcgtgccaatgcataactttagcgactaatatctttaattgtataatagtaaaaattataaaaaattaatattttgaaaatactcatcgagacgaacgtaacaacatcttatatgttaatatttatttttatttattagtaaaaaaatatgatcaaaacaatatgtgtgaatagtgcatatattcaaaatgacttactccctccgtctcaaattataagagaaaataaaaaaatcacacttattaagaaaaagtaaaacattataatttgaaatatgtttttgtgggtttttcttggaataagttgcataggaagatgtaaaaccaatttttattggttgttgtttattgagaaaaggggagagagagaaaattaaatgcaatttgtatttaattttatgagaataagggaaaaacattcttgaaaatgattttttcccttataatttgggacaaaaaaaatgggcttttttcccttataatttgggacggagggagtattcattttgggacggagggagttcAAGGTATAATAAATGCATTGAAGCTAGCCTTTAAAATTTTAGTATTCTATAAAAATGCATTGACCACCAACTTCATTGATTCTTGAAGTTTCCAAGTTCTTTCAAGTGAATTCATGGCTTGAATTTGACCACATATAGGCATAAATAGGGAAGGCATCTatgtaaaaaatgaaattgtagGTTGCCTGTTAGGACAAAATTGGCCAGCCTTTAAGGGTCCAGGGAATCCCAtcaaaacttaatattttaatcTTGTTTCAAAACAATTAGTACAAATAAGTGAAGATTTTGGTGacaaataatcaaaattaattgtCAACGAGGGATTCTCACGTTTGGGTTCATTCCCCTaaaaaattctttattttaGTGCAATCATTCAAATTGTCTCTAACAACAAAGGGGTGAGTAtgaccaatatttttttataatatcaaaacctttcataagctttttttttagctttcaACTAAAAGTGCTTTCCGACCAATCATTAATCTCCCCCCTCTAACGACATCATGCTTATATTTAAATGTTTATATGAACTGGCAGCATCTTTACTTGAATTTCAAGTTTCTATTAAAGTGTCATTTTTTCAATGTCATTACACTTGTTAAGtgatatattttgatattttcaaaGATAGAAACTAAAGAAGTTCTAAAAAATGGGAAGACAACCATGTTGTGATAAGGTTGGTTTAAAGAGAGGACCATGGACTATTGAAGAAGATCATAAGCTTATGAGTTTTATCCTTAATAATGGTATTCATTGTTGGAGAATGGTTCCTAAACTTGCAGGTAAATTTCTAACTTAATTGCATGTTTAGttctttacgtttattttaagttttttcatGTTGATCATATATGTTACTGATGTCAcaataaaaagttgtttttgacTTGgtgcatttttgtttttgaaggtCTTCTAAGATGTGGAAAAAGTTGTAGGTTGAGATGGATTAATTATTTGAGGCCAGACCTTAAGAGAGGCGATTTTACTGAAATGGAAGAGGATCAAATTATACAACTACATGCATGTCTTGGTAACAGGTATAACATATGTTTTCTAAAATTTCATTAGGGTCGAGTCAAGGGTAaggccaaattttttttttgtatatacgTGGTTATTCctctaatttgttttctctagAGCCTCTTCTAATTTTAGACCTCATCTTATCTTGGGCTAGTCAAATGGTGACTTTGCGTATGCAAAGACACGGGTTTTATGACCCTAGTAATTTGTTTAACATAATGAAGCACATTTTTGTAGGTGGTCAAAGATTGCTTCGCATTTTTCAGGAAGAACGGACAATGAAATTAAGAATCATTGGAACACAAGAATCAAGAAGAAGCTTAAGTTCCTTGGTCTAGATCCTGTGAACCACAAGCCAATTGAACAAAAGCAACAaactgatgatgatgaaaaagACAAAACTAACCAACAACTAAATATTCCACAAGAGGTTGAAGAAAATGTAGAGAATATTAAATCCTTGGAGAATGATGTCACAAAAGAAATGACGAAAACAGAatggaaaaaagaagaaaacaaagtaACTTGGGATGATAGTGATGAACTTTTAAACAATTTTGAAATTCTATGTTCAAATTTGGATTTAGGGACATGGATGAATCAAGGCACCAACACTACTACAAATTCTGTTTCTAGTTCCTCTATCTCTTTTGATGATACTAGCCACATTTCTATTGATGAGTCCTCTTACCTTCAACAAAATTCCTTACAACATTGGGTTGATAGTATGGATTCACTTCTCTCATGGGATGGCTTCAATCCTCTTGatcaaaatatttcattttttggaaAATAGGAATTAAATAACCTATGAATCACTGATACCAGACTCGAACATGTCGTTACTAATTTGAGGAAGTTGAAGTAATTGAATGAAATGACATATATCATTGTCGTATCAGACACACCGACACATGTTGAACACCAAACACAACTTCAATCTGAATTGGTTATGCAACATAGAAAATATTCACATCATATAAACTATCCCTTACAAACT
This genomic interval from Trifolium pratense cultivar HEN17-A07 linkage group LG6, ARS_RC_1.1, whole genome shotgun sequence contains the following:
- the LOC123888900 gene encoding myb-related protein 315: MGRQPCCDKVGLKRGPWTIEEDHKLMSFILNNGIHCWRMVPKLAGLLRCGKSCRLRWINYLRPDLKRGDFTEMEEDQIIQLHACLGNRWSKIASHFSGRTDNEIKNHWNTRIKKKLKFLGLDPVNHKPIEQKQQTDDDEKDKTNQQLNIPQEVEENVENIKSLENDVTKEMTKTEWKKEENKVTWDDSDELLNNFEILCSNLDLGTWMNQGTNTTTNSVSSSSISFDDTSHISIDESSYLQQNSLQHWVDSMDSLLSWDGFNPLDQNISFFGK